In one window of Drosophila mauritiana strain mau12 chromosome X, ASM438214v1, whole genome shotgun sequence DNA:
- the LOC117148643 gene encoding tRNA (guanine-N(7)-)-methyltransferase non-catalytic subunit wuho, with product MCTTISFAEPEIVLGHGRRVLFVNPNDLQIFKEIELPPDLGLKGHASQSQESCPAAASTATATSAGQAPGGKEQQLAKQPEEGGTSDSATASGLGCATSTSVQNVAYSPDGQLLAVTTSGAQKALLLYRSRPENARLLSTRPLSRASSALRFCSDSSSVLVTDKTGDCYQYDCVEVEAPPRLLLGHLSVVYDILWSEDQQHIITCDRDDKIRVTNYPATFDIHSYCLGHREFVSGLALLTEQHIASASGDKTLRVWNYIQGKELLQHELPAPAVRLLVRQLEPEKVFQAAVLFYEHVDALGLYRVERSSDDTWSVTATQLVCAEAGSWSISNFTLTSDRIYITGAENERLSLRVYDIATGQPASSGVPEGWLKMVLDGMGANEEGAPPFIPEDLSVWFKKRFDNVSDYLERKKRRIEEQQQQKCG from the coding sequence ATGTGCACAACAATTTCGTTCGCGGAACCCGAAATCGTGCTCGGCCATGGCCGCAGGGTGCTCTTCGTGAACCCCAACGACCTGCAGATATTCAAGGAGATCGAGCTGCCGCCCGACCTTGGCCTAAAAGGCCATGCATCCCAGTCGCAGGAATCGTGTCCAGCAGCCGCATccacagccacagccacatcCGCTGGCCAGGCACCGGGTGGCAAGGAGCAACAGCTTGCCAAGCAGCCGGAGGAGGGCGGAACCTCTGACAGCGCCACCGCCTCCGGTTTGGGATGTGCCACTAGCACATCGGTGCAGAATGTGGCCTACTCGCCAGACGGACAGCTGCTGGCCGTGACCACCAGTGGGGCACAGAAGGCTCTCCTGCTCTATCGTTCACGGCCGGAGAACGCCCGCCTGCTCTCCACCCGCCCACTGTCCCGGGCGTCCAGTGCCCTGCGCTTCTGCAGCGACAGCAGCTCCGTTCTGGTCACGGACAAGACTGGCGATTGCTATCAGTACGACTGCGTTGAGGTGGAGGCTCCGCCGCGCCTGCTGTTGGGCCATTTGAGCGTGGTGTACGACATCCTGTGGTCGGAGGACCAGCAGCACATCATCACCTGCGATCGGGATGATAAGATACGCGTGACCAACTATCCCGCCACCTTTGACATCCACAGCTATTGCCTGGGCCACAGGGAGTTCGTCTCGGGCCTGGCACTGCTCACGGAGCAGCACATCGCCTCCGCTTCGGGGGACAAGACGCTGCGCGTGTGGAACTACATCCAGGGCaaagagctgctgcagcacGAGCTACCGGCACCGGCGGTTCGTTTATTGGTGCGCCAGCTGGAGCCGGAGAAAGTCTTCCAGGCGGCGGTGCTCTTCTACGAGCACGTGGACGCCCTGGGATTGTATCGCGTGGAGCGCAGCTCCGATGACACCTGGAGCGTGACGGCCACACAACTGGTGTGCGCCGAGGCGGGCTCGTGGAGCATTAGCAACTTTACTTTAACCAGCGACCGGATCTACATCACCGGCGCAGAGAACGAACGCTTAAGTCTGCGCGTCTACGACATCGCAACTGGCCAGCCGGCGAGCAGCGGCGTGCCCGAGGGCTGGCTGAAGATGGTGCTAGACGGAATGGGCGCCAACGAGGAGGGCGCACCGCCATTCATTCCCGAGGACTTGTCCGTTTGGTTTAAGAAGCGCTTCGACAACGTCAGCGACTATTTGGAGCGCAAGAAGCGGCGCatcgaggagcagcagcagcagaagtgCGGCTAA
- the LOC117148644 gene encoding 26S proteasome regulatory subunit 10B — protein sequence MTVTATPLPDNLRVKALSEYRKKLLEHKEIEGRLKEKREEIKELTKLYDKSENDLKALQSVGQIVGEVLKQLTEDKFIVKATNGPRYVVGCRRQLDKAKLKSGTRVALDMTTLTIMRYLPREVDPLVYNMSHEDPGDVTYSAIGGLTDQIRELREVIELPLLNPELFLRVGITPPKGCLLYGPPGTGKTLLARAVASQLDANFLKVVSSAIVDKYIGESARLIREMFNYARDHQPCIIFMDEIDAIGGRRFSEGTSADREIQRTLMELLNQMDGFDSLGQVKMIMATNRPDTLDPALLRPGRLDRKIEIPLPNEQARLEILKIHALKIAKHGEIDYEAIVKLSDNFNGADLRNVCTEAGLFAIRAEREYVIQEDFMKAVRKVSDNKKLESKLDYKPV from the exons ATGACCGTGACCGCCACACCGCTGCCCGACAATCTGCGGGTGAAAGCCTTATCCGAGTACCGAAAGAAGTTGCTGGAGCACAAGGAAATCGAGGGACGCCTCAAAGAAA AGCGCGAGGAGATCAAGGAGCTGACCAAGCTGTACGACAAGTCGGAGAATGATCTAAAGGCCCTGCAGAGCGTGGGACAGATCGTTGGCGAAGTGCTGAAGCAGCTGACCGAGGATAAAT TCATTGTGAAGGCCACCAATGGACCGCGCTACGTGGTCGGCTGCCGCCGGCAGCTGGACAAAGCCAAGCTGAAGTCCGGAACTCGTGTGGCCCTCGACATGACCACACTGACCATTATGCGTTACTTGCCGCGCGAGGTGGACCCACTGGTGTACAATATGTCGCACGAGGATCCCGGCGATGTCACCTACTCGGCCATCGGCGGCCTCACCGACCAAATTCGCGAGCTGCGCGAGGTGATCGAGCTGCCCTTGCTGAATCCGGAGCTCTTCCTGCGCGTCGGCATCACGCCGCCGAAGGGTTGTCTGCTGTACGGACCCCCTGGCACTGGCAAGACCCTGCTGGCCCGTGCAGTGGCTTCCCAGCTGGACGCCAACTTCCTCAAGGTCGTGTCCTCGGCGATTGTGGACAAGTATATTGGCGAGAGTGCCCGTCTCATTCGCGAGATGTTCAACTATGCCCGTGACCATCAGCCCTGCATCATTTTCATGGACGAGATCGACGCCATCGGTGGGCGGCGCTTTTCCGAGGGCACCTCCGCCGATCGCGAGATCCAGCGCACCCTGATGGAGCTGCTCAACCAGATGGACGGCTTCGATTCGCTCGGCCAGGTCAAGATGATCATGGCCACCAATCGGCCGGACACCCTCGATCCTGCCCTGCTGCGTCCGGGACGCTTGGACAGGAAGATCGAGATTCCGCTGCCCAACGAGCAGGCTAG GTTGGAAATCCTCAAGATTCACGCCCTGAAGATCGCCAAGCACGGCGAAATCGACTACGAGGCCATTGTCAAGCTGTCGGACAACTTTAATGGCGCTGATCTGCGTAATGTCTGCACGGAGGCGGGTCTCTTTGCCATTCG TGCCGAGCGGGAGTACGTCATCCAGGAGGACTTCATGAAGGCGGTGCGCAAAGTGTCGGACAACAAGAAGCTGGAGAGCAAGCTGGACTACAAGCCCGTCTAG
- the LOC117148642 gene encoding mitochondrial ribonuclease P catalytic subunit, producing MYNLRLLRNLLPIAGHAHPRWLASQHKRRPQPGSLPPDRLEQLRSDLFESRQELSGAEWTEVRQSLVDGYKHINGHNVDAVILGVCSAPNQLALAKNYVEFLRSRGSKPNAATLGRLLRVYNAAYHERPLSEAEQLEILQICRSLQAEHETLDASSCENVIHGLVATSGDDWQRGLPLLEMMKVTSTPSVAAYCALAEKAFSVATPEQELAWRLLEEMATARKPPKCEVYLALLNHLANETAQLPAQLSRLLQFLERHEILVSQRVAIRLQELSSQVPQLLHTRTTHLGALGKCQSCQQHLQPVAISDEEFRQLRECFLERVLIRRDVFQRSTPEEVARFKKFVEKTAPYDCVIDGLNVAYSTGTKKTPQQMAKLVATVVRHFREQDKRVLVLGREHMRNWSKQAMHYVHSNASLFLTSNLSHDDPFLLYATLRSGQETDFFSRDLMRSHAFHLGTELKPIFRRWQQEHQFSLVTQTQTGQIIVKEPVRHRLCAHQVAGTWHVPYCAQYTPHPTDSFEVPANWLCIQLKKQTTPATKTKAKTTR from the exons atGTATAACTTACGCCTGCTACGAAATCTCCTGCCGATCGCTGGGCACGCCCATCCGCGCTGGCTGGCTAGCCAGCACAAGCGGCGCCCGCAGCCGGGCAGCCTGCCGCCCGATCGGCTGGAGCAGCTGCGCAGTGATCTCTTCGAGAGTCGCCAGGAGCTGAGTGGCGCGGAGTGGACGGAGGTGCGGCAGTCGCTCGTGGACGGGTACAAGCACATCAACGGGCACAACGTGGACGCCGTCATCCTGGGCGTGTGCAGTGCACCCAACCAACTGGCGCTGGCCAAGAACTATGTGGAGTTCCTGAGGAGCAGGGGCTCCAAGCCGAATGCAGCGACCCTGGGTCGCCTGCTGAGGGTCTACAATGCCGCCTACCACGAGCGTCCGCTCAGCGAGGCGGAACAGTTGGAGATACTGCAGATCTGCCGATCACTGCAGGCGGAGCACGAAACTCTGGACGCCAGCAGCTGCGAGAATGTGATCCATGgactggtggccaccagcggCGATGATTGGCAGCGCGGCCTGCCGCTGCTCGAGATGATGAAGGTCACCAGTACGCCCAGCGTGGCCGCCTACTGCGCGCTGGCGGAGAAGGCCTTCAGTGTGGCGACGCCGGAGCAGGAGTTGGCCTGGCGTCTGCTGGAGGAGATGGCCACGGCACGCAAGCCGCCCAAATGCGAGGTCTATCTGGCGCTGCTCAATCACCTGGCCAACGAAACGGCCCAACTTCCTGCCCAGCTTAGCCGTTTGCTGCAGTTCCTCGAACGCCATGAGATTCTAGTCAGCCAGCGGGTGGCGATACGATTGCAGGAGCTGTCCAGCCAGGTGCCCCAACTGCTGCACACCAGGACCACCCATTTGGGAGCTCTGGGCAAGTGCCAGTCCTGCCAGCAGCACCTCCAGCCGGTGGCCATCAGCGATGAGGAGTTCCGGCAGCTACGCGAATGTTTTCTGGAGCGCGTGCTCATACGACGAGACGTCTTCCAGCGCTCCACGCCCGAGGAGGTGGCCAGGTTCAAGAAGTTTGTGGAGAAGACCGCGCCATACGACTGTGTGATCGATGGCCTCAATGTGGCCTACTCCACGGGCACCAAGAAGACGCCCCAGCAGATGGCCAAGCTGGTGGCCACGGTGGTGCGTCATTTCCGGGAACAGGACAAGCGTGTCCTCGTCCTGGGACGCGAACACATGCGCAACTGGTCCAAGCAGGCTATGCACTATGTGCACAGCAATGCCAGCCTCTTCTTGACCAGCAATCT GTCGCACGACGATCCTTTCCTGCTGTATGCCACGCTGCGCAGTGGCCAGGAGACGGACTTCTTCTCCCGCGACCTGATGCGCAGTCACGCCTTCCACCTGGGCACCGAGCTGAAGCCCATCTTCCGCCGCTGGCAGCAGGAGCACCAGTTCTCGCTGGTCACCCAAACGCAAACGGGTCAGATTATAGTCAAGGAGCCCGTTCGCCATCGGCTGTGTGCCCACCAAGTGGCGGGCACCTGGCATGTGCCCTACTGCGCGCAGTACACGCCGCACCCCACGGACAGCTTCGAGGTGCCCGCCAACTGGCTGTGCATCCAGCTAAAGAAGCAGACGACACCCGCCACCAAAACCAAGGCCAAAACAACGAGGTGA
- the LOC117148645 gene encoding uncharacterized protein LOC117148645, whose protein sequence is MASSNVSDWDEPLPTSTESLPEEEDPDVCAEENVKKRREEELDKLELYVKRMAYQPTLPPKVKPYDVALSKPKMHTLIDNYEQFKEVYDPKLRAKRIKRMLGKYNAITTEQLEQILKSNKTKERKKEDFLKRKQELYYNMLTKLERQCRTQYLNVLIKKFAKFISHLATTMRIPPQLVDPYARMQRGIFCNILLAIGVQPTSQSAIYYTSQDAIEYDVCHRLAHALLSLIIKALDSAATRDPNELAKPADMDFEMDNHIKRRLMCAAEKKLVYERRRKKPQPQGLGAFEKCTRYDCD, encoded by the exons ATGGCCAGCTCCAATGTCTCGGACTGGGATGAGCCGTTGCCCACGTCGACGGAATCGCtgccggaggaggaggatccGGATGTGTGCGCAGAGGAGAACGTAAAGAAGCGGCGGGAGGAGGAACTGGACAAGCTGGAGTTGTATGTGAAACGCATGGCCTACCAGCCGACACTGCCGCCCAAGGTGAAGCCCTACGACGTGGCCCTGTCCAAGCCCAAGATGCACACGCTCATCGACAACTACGAGCAGTTCAAGGAGGTATACGATCCGAAGCTGCGGGCCAAGCGGATCAAGCGCATGCTGGGCAAATACAATGCCATTACCACGGA ACAACTGGAGCAGATCCTCAAGAGCAACAAGACCAAGGAGCGAAAGAAGGAGGATTTCCTGAAGCGCAAGCAGGAACTGTACTACAACATGCTGACCAAGCTGGAGCGCCAGTGCCGCACCCAGTACCTGAACGTGCTCATCAAGAAGTTCGCCAAGTTCATTTCCCATCTGGCCACAACGATGCGCATTCCGCCGCAGCTGGTGGACCCGTATGCGCGCATGCAGCGCGGCATCTTCTGCAACATCCTGCTGGCCATCGGTGTGCAGCCCACCTCACAGTCGGCCATCTACTACACCAGCCAGGATGCCATCGAGTACGATGTGTGCCATCGCCTCGCGCACGCACTGCTCAGTTTGATCATCAAGGCGCTGGACTCGGCAGCCACCAGGGATCCCAACGAGCTGGCCAAGCCAGCGGACATGGACTTCGAGATGGACAATCATATCAAGCGTCGGCTCATGTGCGCCGCCGAGAAGAAGCTGGTGTACGAGCGCCGTCGCAAGAAGCCCCAGCCGCAGGGCCTTGGAGCCTTCGAGAAGTGCACCCGCTATGACTGCGACTAG
- the LOC117148646 gene encoding uncharacterized protein LOC117148646, producing the protein MFSIFGKRKPAETPTDDQPIQGPAEATRPGTSGDDFVFIERKPGPDAPHPGVPTGSMYPPMPPAGYLPYPPMPGPRSDQVKQPGAQGPVNYLQDIPFELAPGLATKDRYTSTQTQVDSILALLTRQLSVDELAEEYTFALERSVQNECY; encoded by the coding sequence ATGTTTTCGATATTTGGCAAACGCAAGCCCGCGGAAACGCCCACGGATGACCAGCCTATCCAGGGACCGGCGGAGGCCACTCGTCCAGGCACAAGCGGCGATGATTTCGTGTTCATAGAGCGCAAACCAGGACCGGATGCTCCTCATCCGGGCGTTCCGACCGGCTCCATGTATCCACCCATGCCGCCAGCGGGCTATCTGCCCTATCCGCCAATGCCAGGACCGCGCAGCGATCAAGTGAAGCAGCCCGGCGCCCAAGGACCCGTCAACTACTTGCAGGACATTCCCTTCGAGCTGGCACCCGGATTGGCCACCAAGGATCGCTACACCAGCACCCAGACGCAGGTGGACAGCATATTGGCGCTACTAACGCGCCAACTGTCCGTGGACGAGCTGGCCGAGGAGTACACCTTCGCCCTGGAGCGATCCGTGCAGAACGAGTGTTACTAG
- the LOC117148641 gene encoding PHD finger protein 12 has translation MSKLDQDPNASLSIMEQIKQLIRPPPNEDEKMMQRSTNTKHPYYRRPGRGHNHDYCDACEEGGNLLCCDRCPSSFHLQCHDPPLSEEDIPSGQWLCHSCRMSKLSQPPASSKASSVERVPSAGSGSRANTPSSGDLESIPLKIRNLRKRSNSERNSTEKLLAKMPLAIQRALDPNKKPTPLDDVIRAATMMNPQQFSLPPELELHTQFPGNGKVQPVQPHPPSGNGGNRRCAGNQRRNSKPFELDAQGLVPLPAKTCFYCTRSCKRAPLISCDYCPLYFHQDCLDPPLTALPAGLWMCPNHAENFIDANMTNSISATERVRLWNRFHQPLDHENVKLEFFRRVNTRNPPFRIKRNLRARAHIEVPAIVRYHYDHPPPLLPSMRQTLRYDRVKRRNNLPTEVEEISRESVTESLLKDLEALRSAHAKFREIQREFGTLETAVDGDSDSDPSPEDKRTETNTPADKVNGEVVSENPNTESDVQASEQPSVVKVESKTSPEVEASFEEDEEDSKKATGIIDADLLHLDVDIIKKLAHQRLQQLVEEHPEIVTQYKNRTATRRLRQLTAADGSHVAGETGALQGQLAPEDMNRFSLLFTSETSSILAQKNGNAADEDPATALHPALATAAAIAAADAAAESYVPRARSDTEKAYELASRLEIKLLQCKVQARAVMTPLGDMLEDSRWFSSLGLDHSIFMRYRTLYIGYGGHYSPSTTLAQTETVDLSAIGYCCRISPQHAIIFYDEFSKSYELINYSEFGTEVNGQLYACDVTDRMTTHAGKPMRPDDAELKKRVDEMLDKRRNINRQFETKKIDKERLAPMVKPACRCMNAGPVPMVDGAWEGSAVLAHGSLLRFGCLSFVFVVPSVDLLQAQARSKRS, from the exons ATGTCTAAATTGGACCAGGACCCGAACGCCTCGCTGAGCATCATGGAG CAAATCAAGCAGCTCATCCGCCCGCCGCCCAACGAGGACGAGAAGATGATGCAGCGGTCCACCAACACGAAGCATCCGTACTACAGGCGCCCGGGCAGGGGCCACAACCATGACTATTGCGACGCCTGCGAGGAGGGCGGCAATCTGCTGTGCTGCGATCGATGCCCCTCCAGCTTCCACCTGCAATGCCA TGATCCACCGTTGAGCGAGGAGGACATACCCAGTGGCCAGTGGCTGTGCCACAGCTGCCGCATGAGCAAGCTCTCCCAGCCGCCGGCATCCTCCAAGGCCAGTTCCGTGGAGCGTGTGCCCTCGGCGGGCAGTGGCTCACGGGCGAACACTCCATCGTCTGGCGATCTGGAGTCCATACCGCTGAAGATCCGCAACCTCCGCAAGCGCAGCAACAGCGAACGCAATAGCACCGAGAAGTTGCTGGCCAAAATGCCGCTGGCCATACAGCGCGCCCTCGATCCCAACAAGAAGCCAACGCCGCTGGACGATGTCATCAGGGCGGCCACCATGATGAATCCGCAGCAGTTCTCGCTGCCGCCGGAGCTCGAGCTGCACACCCAGTTCCCGGGCAATGGCAAGGTGCAACCCGTACAGCCGCATCCGCCGAGCGGGAATGGCGGTAATCGCAGATGCGCCGGCAATCAGCGCCGCAACTCCAAGCCCTTCGAGCTGGACGCCCAGGGACTGGTGCCGCTGCCCGCCAAAACCTGTTTCTACTGCACGCGCTCCTGCAAACGGGCGCCGCTCATCTCCTGCGACTACTGTCCGCTCTACTTTCACCAGGATTGCCTGGATCCGCCACTGACGGCACTGCCAGCTGGATTGTGGATGTGCCCCAATCATGCCGAGAATTTTATC GATGCCAATATGACCAATAGCATTTCGGCCACGGAGCGTGTGCGCCTCTGGAATCGCTTCCACCAGCCACTTGACCATGAAAACGTCAAGCTTGAGTTCTTCCGGCGCGTCAACACGCGCAATCCGCCCTTCCGCATCAAGAGAAATCTGCGTGCCCGCGCCCACATCGAGGTGCCAGCCATTGTGCGCTACCACTACGATCatccgccgccgctgctgccctCCATGCGCCAAACGCTGCGCTACGATCGGGTGAAGCGGCGCAATAACCTGCCCACCGAAGTCGAGGAGATATCCCGTGAGTCGGTCACCGAATCGCTGCTCAAGGATCTGGAGGCCTTGCGCTCGGCTCACGCCAAATTCCGTGAGATTCAGCGAGAATTTGGCACCTTGGAGACGGCCGTGGATGGCGATAGCGACAGCGATCCCAGTCCTGAAGACAAAAGAACGGAGACGAACACTCCCGCCGATAAAGTGAATGGCGAAGTGGTTTCGGAGAATCCCAATACAGAATCGGATGTGCAGGCCAGCGAACAGCCGTCGGTTGTCAAGGTGGAGTCCAAGACCAGCCCAGAGGTGGAGGCTAGCttcgaggaggacgaggaggacaGCAAGAAAGCGACGGGTATTATCGATGCAGACCTTTTACATCTGGACGTCGATATAATCAAGAAGCTGGCGCACCAGCGTCTGCAGCAGCTGGTCGAAGAGCATCCGGAGATTGTGACACAGTACAAGAATCGCACGGCCACTCGTCGCCTGCGTCAACTGACGGCGGCCGATGGCAGCCATGTGGCCGGCGAAACTGGTGCCCTGCAAGGCCAACTGGCGCCGGAGGATATGAACCGTTTCTCGCTGCTCTTCACCAGCGAAACGTCCTCCATTCTGGCGCAAAAGAATGGCAATGCCGCCGACGAAGATCCCGCAACGGCCCTGCACCCGGCACTGGCCACCGCGGCGGCCAttgcagcagcagatgcagcCGCCGAAAGCTATGTGCCGCGTGCCCGTAGCGACACGGAGAAGGCCTACGAGCTGGCCTCGCGCCTGGAGATCAAGCTGCTGCAGTGCAAGGTGCAGGCGCGTGCGGTGATGACGCCACTGGGCGACATGCTCGAGGACAGCCGCTGGTTCAGTTCGCTGGGGCTGGACCATTCGATTTTCATGCGCTACCGCACGCTGTACATTGGCTACGGTGGACACTACTCGCCATCGACGACGCTGGCGCAAACGGAGACCGTGGACCTGTCGGCCATTGGTTACTGCTGTCGCATTTCGCCGCAGCACGCCATCATCTTCTACGACGAGTTCTCCAAGTCGTACGAGCTGATCAACTACTCAGAGTTCGGCACCGAGGTGAATGGGCAGCTGTATGCCTGCGACGTGACCGACAGGATGACAACGCACGCCGGCAAACCGATGCGACCTGACGATGCGGAGCTGAAGAAGCGCGTCGACGAGATGCTGGACAAGCGGCGGAACATTAATCGCCAGTTCGAGACGAAGAAGATCGACAAAGAACG ATTGGCGCCCATGGTTAAGCCCGCCTGCCGCTGCATGAACGCCGGACCAGTGCCCATGGTGGACGGCGCCTGGGAGGGATCGGCGGTGCTGGCTCACGGCAGCCTGCTGCGATTCGGTTGCCTGTCGTTTGTGTTCGTGGTGCCGTCGGTGGATCTGCTGCAGGCGCAGGCGCGCAGCAAGCGATCGTAG
- the LOC117148134 gene encoding zinc finger protein 236 gives MICRLCLNALDEQSAVLLFDGAGGASAPAPDDEDDGKAMPESYLVQLISIHLYLCLSRDDAISTCICTECCSQLESFHNFWKLVELKQTTLCSQFLAIDCDVNWSEDGSETQLDAQPQFLLEPAEEPKVVTPTTANKFPCMFCEKSFKMRRYLEEHIATHTGDRPIACPYCEMAFRCRSNMYTHVKSKHTTQWLKAREERDAAKSNQNHTTPEEPAPAVSVPAPAPAPAPSASPGNTVHPAATATPASSATPTNNLAAAPLPSPATVQQLPLSVIKSQPSEAMNLTITKTPPSGSRGSRNRASRRKTHSPKKVQHTEGSDVSDEDSPQKRLKENELILANYNAVAAAVVAAASLTGTPPGQPDSLQQRLCASYLQQQEQEQLFAVMSATAAAAAAVGTSSATTTTTTGTMMAHPYGNHTPSETDKRPAAPLQAVIHAAPVSIICPNCGELPGQNHRCLSKPKYACDVCGKSFKMKRYLEEHFATHTGVKLHTCAFCPTEFRSKSNMYHHTKRKHKAEWERSRATRSAAKAGVQEQMQHTSPSQAQAQPGPAAAL, from the exons ATGATCTGTCGCCTGTGTCTGAACGCGCTCGACGAGCAGAGCGCGGTGCTGCTGTTCGACGGCGCCGGCGGAGCCAGTGCGCCCGCACCGGATGACGAGGACGACGGCAAGGCGATGCCAGAGAGCTACCTGGTCCAACTGATCTCGATTCACTTGTACCTCTGC CTCTCCCGCGACGACGCCATCTCCACCTGCATTTGCACCGAGTGCTGCTCGCAACTGGAGAGCTTCCACAACTTCTGGAAGCTGGTGGAGCTGAAGCAGACGACGCTGTGCAGCCAGTTCTTGGCCATCGATTGCGATGTCAACTGGTCGGAGGACGGCAGCGAAACGCAGTTGGATGCGCAGCCGCAGTTTCTGCTGGAGCCGGCGGAGGAGCCCAAGGTGGTGACTCCCACAACGGCGAATAAGTTTCCCTGCATGTTCTGCGAGAAGTCCTTCAAGATGCGCCGCTACCTGGAGGAGCACATAGCCACGCACACCGGCGACCGACCCATTGCCTGTCCCTACTGCGAGATGGCCTTCCGCTGCCGTTCGAATATGTACACCCATGTGAAGAGCAAGCACACCACGCAGTGGCTAAAGGCGCGCGAGGAGCGGGATGCGGCCAAGTCGAATCAGAATCACACGACGCCGGAGGAGCCCGCTCCAGCAGTTTCagttcctgctcctgctcccgctCCTGCACCTTCTGCTTCTCCTGGAAACACAGTACATCCCGCTGCTACTGCTACTCCTGCTTCGTCTGCAACACCCACCAACAATCTCGCAGCAGCTCCTCTACCCTCGCCAGCAACTGTCCAACAGCTGCCGCTGTCGGTGATCAAGAGTCAGCCCAGCGAGGCCATGAACCTCACCATAACCAAGACACCGCCATCCGGCAGTCGCGGCTCACGCAATCGAGCCAGTCGCCGGAAGACGCACTCGCCCAAAAAAGTTCAGCACACGGAGGGCAGCGATGTTAGCGACGAGGATTCGCCGCAGAAAAGGCTCAAGGAGAACGAGCTCATACTGGCCAATTACAATGCGGTAGCCGCGGCTGTCGTGGCAGCCGCTTCGCTAACGGGCACTCCGCCCGGACAACCGGATAGCCTGCAGCAGCGTCTGTGCGCGAGCTATTTGCAACAGCAAGAGCAGGAACAACTCTTTGCGGTCATGtcggcaacggcggctgcaGCGGCGGCCGTGGGAACGAGCAGTGCCACAACAACGACGACAACTGGGACAATGATGGCACATCCCTACGG CAACCACACGCCTTCAGAGACGGACAAACGACCGGCGGCTCCGCTGCAGGCTGTCATCCATGCGGCACCCGTTTCGATCATTTGTCCCAACTGCGGTGAGCTTCCTGGCCAGAATCATCGCTGCCTGAGCAAGCCCAAGTACGCATGCGATGTGTGCGGCAAGAGCTTCAAGATGAAGCGATATTTGGAG GAGCACTTTGCCACGCACACGGGCGTCAAGCTGCACACCTGCGCCTTCTGTCCCACGGAATTCCGCTCCAAGTCGAACATGTACCACCACACCAAGCGCAAGCACAAAGCGGAGTGGGAGAGATCGCGGGCCACGCGATCGGCGGCCAAGGCTGGCGTCCAGGAGCAGATGCAGCACACCAGCCCGTCGCAGGCACAGGCTCAGCCGGGTCCTGCGGCCGCACTCTAG
- the LOC117148212 gene encoding alpha-tocopherol transfer protein: MVHLNEKAEDQLMTTRISELQDWLQAQPQLPQNISRLLLRRFLHTTRGDLSAAQRLLELNYGLRNKHAHIFIDRDPLDASSQQLLQVADLVPLPGLTPENNKLLFYRLIDFDADKFNFTAAIKVFFMVADCRFATENEERLSDGEIPVFDMAGYTLRHLTKTALGALRVYMKFVQEAHPVRLKEIHVLNCPSYVDKVMAVVKPFIKGEVFKLIHFHLPNADTPYRHFPRSMLPEEYGGEAGKMSDLKLQWMQLLKEQRDYLMDTENWQINKIKKNGQRKSSDAGVTQALRSLEID, from the exons ATGGTCCACCTAAATGAGAAAGCGGAGGATCAGCTAATGACCACAAGGATTTCGGAGCTTCAGGATTGGCTGCAGGCGCAGCCACAGTTGCCGCAGAATATAT CCCGATTGCTTCTGCGCCGCTTTCTGCACACGACGCGGGGTGATCTATCCGCCGCCCAGCGACTCTTGGAACTCAATTACGGACTGCGCAACAAGCATGCCCACATCTTCATCGATCGCGATCCGTTGGATGCCAGTTCCCAGCAGCTACTGCAAGTCGC AGATCTGGTGCCGTTGCCCGGCTTGACCCCGGAGAACAACAAGCTGCTCTTTTACCGCCTCATCGACTTCGATGCGGACAAG TTCAACTTTACGGCTGCCATCAAGGTCTTCTTCATGGTGGCCGACTGTCGATTTGCGACGGAGAACGAGGAGCGTTTGTCGGATGGGGAGATACCAGTTTTCGACATGGCTGGCTATACGCTGCGCCACCTGACCAAAACGGCACTGGGCGCCCTGCGTGTCTACATGAAGTTCGTCCAGGAGGCGCATCCCGTTCGGCTCAAGGAGATCCACGTGCTCAACTGCCCGTCGTACGTGGACAAGGTGATGGCCGTGGTCAAGCCGTTCATCAAGGGAGAGGTGTTCAAGCTAATCCACTTCCATTTGCCGAATGCGGACACTCCATATCGCCACTTCCCGCGCTCCATGTTGCCGGAGGAATACGGCGGAGAGGCGGGCAAGATGTCCGACCTGAAGCTCCAGTGGATGCAGTTGCTCAAGGAGCAGAG GGACTATCTGATGGATACGGAAAActggcaaataaacaaaatcaaaaagaaTGGCCAACGAAAGTCCAGTGATGCAGGAGTCACACAGGCTCTACGTTCCCTCGAAATTGATTAG